Proteins encoded together in one Terriglobus saanensis SP1PR4 window:
- a CDS encoding thioredoxin family protein, whose translation MARTESNSELSLGTIAPAFELLDVRSNTVLSRDEIFASHPQGCPRLGLLVIFASVHCPFVQHVEDQLARIGRDFNGLAGEGPLAIVAINSNDTDAYPQDAPHFMRFQADRCSWSFPYLVDPSQEVARAYHAACTPDVYLFDRELKLAYHGQIDGTRPNKYADISDGKASDGADLRAAIQNMFARQPPLENQVPALGCNIKWRES comes from the coding sequence ATGGCTCGCACAGAATCGAACTCGGAACTCTCCCTCGGCACCATCGCTCCCGCCTTTGAACTTCTCGACGTTCGGTCGAACACCGTGCTCTCCCGCGACGAGATCTTCGCCTCACATCCGCAGGGCTGCCCGCGCCTTGGCCTCCTTGTGATCTTCGCGAGTGTTCATTGCCCCTTCGTGCAACACGTCGAAGACCAGCTCGCTCGCATCGGCCGCGACTTCAACGGCCTTGCTGGAGAAGGCCCGCTCGCCATCGTCGCGATTAACTCTAATGACACCGATGCCTACCCTCAGGACGCGCCCCACTTTATGCGTTTTCAGGCCGACCGCTGCAGCTGGAGCTTCCCATATCTGGTCGATCCGTCTCAGGAAGTAGCCCGCGCCTATCACGCAGCCTGCACACCGGACGTCTATCTCTTCGACCGCGAACTGAAGCTCGCGTACCACGGCCAGATCGACGGCACACGTCCCAATAAGTACGCCGACATCTCGGACGGCAAAGCCTCCGACGGCGCAGACCTCCGCGCCGCCATTCAAAACATGTTTGCCCGCCAGCCACCACTCGAGAATCAGGTGCCCGCCCTGGGCTGCAACATCAAGTGGCGAGAAAGCTAA
- a CDS encoding transporter produces MSLIRAMSVLCVACFGLMFSPDAFATEMDDNEGFFAGFERRATATQSKQPGWAVPLFAPHSGLIQSIRQDFTRQIGTTGTETWNYGGGKGVNFIPLPNTQVDINFPPYFQRSSGTVDGAGDFSFGVKYRLATAKEKKGNYSVMVGIAAAVPTGSYSNGATHTVISPNVAVGKGWGRFDVQSSALINLPTGNTGRLGRHVTWHTLAQVHLGKYFWPEIENSTTFYQGGTNDGRVQNHILPGLMFGKIKFKPEDPKSRTGISVGAGMQFATTHFHVHDHMPIFSARFTF; encoded by the coding sequence ATGTCTTTGATTCGTGCGATGAGTGTTTTGTGTGTGGCCTGCTTCGGTTTGATGTTTAGTCCCGATGCGTTTGCGACCGAAATGGATGATAATGAAGGGTTTTTCGCGGGGTTTGAGCGCCGAGCGACGGCGACGCAGTCGAAGCAGCCGGGATGGGCTGTGCCTCTCTTCGCTCCCCATAGCGGCCTGATTCAGTCGATCCGGCAGGACTTTACGCGCCAGATTGGGACGACCGGAACCGAGACCTGGAACTACGGCGGAGGCAAGGGCGTGAACTTTATCCCACTTCCCAACACACAGGTAGATATCAATTTTCCGCCTTACTTTCAGCGCTCCAGCGGAACGGTAGATGGCGCGGGAGACTTTTCTTTTGGTGTGAAATATCGTCTTGCGACGGCAAAAGAAAAGAAGGGAAACTACAGCGTGATGGTTGGCATTGCTGCCGCTGTCCCGACGGGAAGCTACAGTAATGGCGCGACGCACACTGTAATTTCGCCAAACGTCGCGGTAGGCAAGGGATGGGGCCGCTTCGATGTGCAGAGCTCCGCGCTGATCAATCTGCCGACAGGAAATACCGGTAGGCTGGGGAGGCATGTGACCTGGCACACGCTCGCGCAGGTGCATCTTGGAAAGTATTTCTGGCCGGAGATTGAGAACAGCACGACCTTCTACCAGGGCGGAACGAATGATGGCCGCGTGCAAAATCATATTTTGCCGGGGCTGATGTTCGGCAAGATTAAATTCAAACCCGAAGATCCCAAGAGTCGAACGGGGATCTCTGTTGGCGCGGGCATGCAGTTTGCAACGACGCACTTTCACGTGCACGATCACATGCCGATCTTTTCGGCGCGCTTCACTTTCTAA
- a CDS encoding outer membrane beta-barrel protein, whose protein sequence is MKKRLMTLAAVIAAVAGATCAQGQFYKIRGLEAGASATGRYVTPISNENSVTPRPTEGVGLLVTLRAAPKSWLGLEANYGLNHYNERYSTQGVTDRTVNDRINTYQHEATLGYVLHLKTLYGIQPFVVVGGGATDFLPRGGGQNQWRGAGMYEVGFDYIPKRSPHVGFRIQQHALLYKAPDYYQNALRSNTWVHQSSPAAGVFVRF, encoded by the coding sequence ATGAAAAAGAGGCTGATGACATTGGCCGCTGTTATAGCAGCGGTTGCAGGAGCAACCTGCGCCCAGGGACAGTTTTACAAGATCCGCGGATTGGAAGCGGGCGCAAGTGCAACTGGACGTTACGTGACACCGATCTCGAATGAGAACAGCGTGACACCGAGGCCCACAGAGGGCGTCGGTCTATTGGTGACATTGCGCGCAGCGCCGAAATCCTGGCTTGGACTCGAGGCGAACTACGGCCTGAATCACTATAACGAGCGATACTCGACACAGGGCGTGACGGACAGAACCGTTAATGATCGGATCAATACCTATCAGCATGAGGCGACGCTGGGATATGTATTGCATTTGAAGACTCTGTATGGCATCCAGCCGTTTGTGGTTGTAGGCGGCGGCGCGACTGACTTTTTGCCGCGCGGCGGCGGCCAGAACCAGTGGCGCGGTGCAGGCATGTACGAGGTGGGCTTCGACTACATTCCGAAGCGCTCACCGCATGTCGGCTTCCGCATTCAGCAGCATGCACTACTCTACAAAGCGCCGGATTATTACCAAAATGCGCTTCGGTCGAACACGTGGGTGCATCAGTCGTCCCCAGCGGCTGGCGTCTTTGTCCGTTTCTAA
- a CDS encoding DUF2306 domain-containing protein codes for MYKRLLRPKYVVFGIIFLMMAYVLHHNERFVVHSDDPAWKHYEAFKWWLLPHIIAGCCALFLGPMQFSERLRRRYRKLHRVLGRIYVGGALIAAPLGAFIQYRFDERLGMSRSFSISQVVEASLWIVSTLLGLIFALRGKIQLHSQWMTRSYAVAIVFLETRVILGLGGWQISPANSAIIETVIWIGLSLSILFADIAISWEDLWPNRSTNAKAVAATVLR; via the coding sequence TTGTACAAAAGATTGCTGCGGCCGAAGTATGTCGTTTTCGGCATTATTTTTTTGATGATGGCCTATGTTCTTCACCACAATGAACGGTTTGTGGTTCATTCGGATGATCCAGCGTGGAAGCATTACGAGGCGTTCAAGTGGTGGCTTTTGCCCCACATCATCGCAGGATGCTGCGCGCTTTTTCTTGGTCCGATGCAATTTTCTGAGCGGCTTCGACGCCGTTACCGGAAGCTGCATCGCGTTTTGGGAAGGATTTATGTAGGCGGCGCGTTGATTGCAGCGCCGCTGGGTGCCTTTATTCAGTATCGATTTGATGAACGGTTAGGAATGTCGCGTTCGTTTTCGATCTCCCAAGTCGTTGAGGCCTCGCTTTGGATCGTATCCACCCTGCTTGGCCTGATTTTTGCTCTCCGCGGAAAGATTCAACTACACAGTCAATGGATGACGCGTAGTTATGCTGTTGCGATTGTGTTTCTGGAGACGCGCGTTATCCTCGGTCTGGGCGGTTGGCAGATCAGCCCTGCCAACTCTGCGATCATCGAAACTGTTATCTGGATCGGTCTGTCTCTCTCGATCCTGTTCGCCGATATTGCGATCTCTTGGGAAGATCTTTGGCCGAACCGCTCTACGAATGCGAAGGCCGTTGCGGCTACCGTATTACGGTAA
- a CDS encoding UDP-2,3-diacylglucosamine diphosphatase, translated as MRESCDTLILSDLHLGSEASRAADAVQLLRTVSFNRLILLGDIFSDLNFARLTRDHWEFLSEIRRLSNPRRRKQVIWVEGNHDLGLSNLMSHLMGISVYQRYVWQFAGKRHIAIHGHQFDRFVSKNYLLSRIGVRIYEHLQRWDTQSKKFTNTLDRLSTRWLRLTEKVAEGALTYAAAGYADRIFCGHTHLPTMRSRNGIDYFNTGCWVEQIPTYITIDETGVHLREYRDVSRTRHRHTREERRELPAEAPCLFEHAGLPALAAYESLRC; from the coding sequence ATGAGAGAGTCCTGCGACACCCTCATCCTGTCCGACCTTCACCTCGGCTCTGAAGCCAGCCGGGCCGCGGACGCCGTTCAACTTCTTCGCACCGTCTCCTTCAATCGTCTGATTCTCCTCGGCGATATTTTTTCCGATCTCAACTTCGCTCGTCTCACGCGCGACCACTGGGAGTTCCTCTCGGAGATCCGGCGGCTCTCCAACCCCCGCCGTCGCAAACAAGTCATCTGGGTCGAAGGCAATCACGACCTCGGCCTCTCCAACCTGATGTCCCACCTCATGGGCATCTCCGTCTACCAGCGCTACGTCTGGCAGTTTGCGGGGAAACGGCATATCGCCATCCACGGCCATCAGTTCGATCGTTTCGTGTCGAAGAACTATCTTCTCTCCCGCATTGGCGTTCGCATCTACGAGCACCTTCAGCGCTGGGATACCCAAAGCAAGAAGTTCACCAACACCCTCGATCGCCTCAGCACGCGCTGGCTCCGCCTCACGGAAAAGGTAGCCGAGGGCGCGCTCACCTACGCGGCCGCGGGCTACGCCGACCGCATCTTCTGCGGACACACCCACCTTCCCACGATGCGCTCCCGCAACGGGATCGACTACTTCAACACCGGTTGCTGGGTCGAACAGATCCCTACCTACATCACGATCGACGAAACAGGAGTCCACCTCCGTGAATACAGAGACGTTTCCCGAACTCGCCATCGTCATACCCGCGAAGAACGAAGAGAACTTCCTGCCGAAGCTCCTTGCCTCTTTGAGCATGCAGGATTACCTGCACTCGCGGCCTACGAAAGTCTACGTTGCTGA
- a CDS encoding SulP family inorganic anion transporter, which yields MITEIRTPKTRVSQMEAKSTWVKDLSASLVVFLVALPLCMGIAIASGMPPARGLVTGIIGGIVVGLFSGSPLQVSGPAAGLAVLVFELVHDHGIGALGPILMLAGAMQFIAGVLKVGRWFRAISPEVVHGMLAGIGVLIVIQQFHVVLDRAPKANGPANIYAMGEAVFGGLFPLNGSREEFAFLVGAVTLVVMLLWNRVRPEKLKLVPAALLGIGAGTAVAQFMHLDVNRIKVPATLGDMVSFTTVASFNTIGWGAMLGTAAALAFIASAETLLSAAAVDQMQAKVRADYDKELSAQGIGNMLCGFLGALPMTGVIVRSSANVQAGAETRKSTILHGVWILVSVVFLAGILRLIPMASLGAVLVLTGIKLVKPKDIMHLRRFGWAPVIVYMLSMITIVATNLLTGVLLGIGLSLLWTLWKLTHLQAAVEEASDRTVIHFSGVGTFLAIPKISQTLDQIRPGIPVHIHAIGLRYVDHACIEIIEAWVERWQDQGHVVHIELEQLHRRYQTPVSESVS from the coding sequence ATGATCACCGAAATAAGAACCCCAAAAACACGGGTCAGCCAGATGGAAGCAAAGAGTACGTGGGTCAAGGATCTCTCTGCTTCCCTCGTCGTCTTTCTGGTGGCGCTTCCGCTCTGCATGGGCATCGCCATTGCTTCCGGCATGCCACCGGCGCGCGGTCTTGTCACCGGCATTATCGGAGGCATCGTCGTCGGCCTGTTCTCCGGTTCACCTCTGCAGGTCAGCGGCCCCGCCGCTGGCCTTGCGGTGCTGGTCTTTGAGCTGGTGCACGATCACGGCATCGGCGCCCTCGGTCCCATCCTCATGCTCGCTGGTGCCATGCAGTTCATCGCAGGCGTGCTGAAGGTGGGCAGATGGTTCCGCGCCATCTCTCCTGAAGTCGTGCATGGCATGCTCGCGGGCATCGGCGTCCTGATCGTGATTCAACAGTTCCATGTCGTTCTCGATCGCGCTCCCAAAGCCAACGGCCCCGCGAATATCTACGCCATGGGCGAGGCCGTCTTCGGCGGTCTCTTTCCTCTCAACGGCAGTCGTGAAGAATTTGCTTTCCTCGTCGGTGCCGTAACCCTTGTCGTCATGCTGCTGTGGAATCGCGTCCGCCCAGAAAAGCTCAAGCTCGTTCCGGCAGCCCTGCTCGGCATTGGCGCGGGGACTGCCGTAGCACAGTTCATGCATCTCGACGTCAATCGCATTAAGGTTCCAGCCACTCTGGGCGACATGGTCAGCTTCACCACCGTCGCGAGCTTCAACACGATTGGCTGGGGCGCGATGCTCGGCACCGCAGCGGCGCTTGCCTTCATCGCCAGTGCGGAGACACTTCTGTCCGCCGCTGCCGTCGATCAGATGCAGGCCAAGGTGCGCGCGGACTACGACAAGGAACTCAGTGCGCAGGGCATCGGTAACATGCTTTGCGGCTTCCTCGGCGCTTTGCCCATGACCGGCGTCATCGTGCGCAGCTCGGCCAACGTACAGGCCGGTGCGGAGACACGCAAATCCACCATCCTTCACGGGGTGTGGATCCTGGTCTCCGTTGTCTTTCTCGCAGGCATTCTTCGCTTGATTCCGATGGCTTCACTCGGCGCCGTCCTTGTGCTCACCGGCATCAAGCTCGTCAAGCCGAAGGACATCATGCACCTCCGCCGCTTCGGCTGGGCACCCGTGATCGTCTACATGCTGTCGATGATTACCATCGTCGCAACCAATCTCCTTACCGGCGTTCTTCTCGGAATTGGCCTCTCACTCCTCTGGACGCTCTGGAAGCTCACACACCTTCAGGCGGCCGTGGAAGAGGCGTCCGACAGGACCGTCATCCATTTCTCCGGAGTCGGAACCTTCCTTGCGATCCCGAAGATCTCTCAGACCCTCGATCAGATACGCCCCGGCATTCCCGTCCACATCCACGCCATCGGCCTGCGCTACGTCGACCACGCCTGCATCGAGATCATCGAAGCCTGGGTCGAACGCTGGCAGGACCAGGGTCACGTCGTCCACATTGAGTTGGAACAGCTTCACCGGCGTTACCAGACGCCGGTATCAGAGTCTGTCTCTTAG
- a CDS encoding carbonic anhydrase: MQRLLEGYSRFRNEVFPHHSSLFQQLAQGQKPEIALITCSDSRVMPEMIFQCEPGQIFPIRNAGNLVPPPTESQSGVAASVEYAVRALQVADIVVVGHSGCGAMKEILERAHVKDLPLVHSWLHHAGPSAKWLSALFQDAGISDEKKLSLLTQANVMTQLGHLAQHASVAEGILKGTLRLHGWVYDIATGEILALDNESGSFGPLALDLHQNELKIA; this comes from the coding sequence ATGCAGCGTTTACTTGAGGGATATTCTCGCTTTCGCAACGAAGTCTTTCCGCACCACTCTTCACTCTTTCAGCAGCTCGCCCAAGGCCAGAAGCCCGAAATTGCACTCATCACCTGCTCCGACTCCCGCGTCATGCCGGAGATGATCTTCCAATGCGAACCCGGACAGATCTTTCCCATCCGCAACGCAGGAAACCTCGTCCCCCCTCCCACCGAATCCCAGAGCGGCGTTGCCGCCAGCGTGGAGTATGCCGTTCGCGCACTCCAGGTGGCGGACATCGTCGTCGTTGGACACTCAGGATGCGGCGCGATGAAAGAGATCCTCGAACGCGCACACGTCAAAGATCTCCCGCTCGTTCACTCCTGGCTGCATCACGCGGGACCTTCCGCGAAGTGGCTTTCGGCTCTCTTCCAGGACGCGGGGATCTCTGACGAAAAGAAGCTCTCTCTCCTCACGCAGGCAAACGTGATGACCCAGCTCGGTCATCTCGCACAACACGCCAGCGTGGCGGAAGGAATTCTCAAGGGAACGCTTCGCCTCCACGGCTGGGTCTACGACATCGCCACCGGCGAAATTCTCGCCCTGGACAACGAGAGCGGCTCCTTCGGGCCCCTCGCTTTAGACCTTCATCAGAACGAACTCAAAATCGCTTAA
- a CDS encoding ferritin-like domain-containing protein gives MAHEELTATPTAEQKANHHINIARSLNRRNFMAGIGITGAAIAGAGLLTGCGDDAATTVVKAAGVSETDVLNFALNLEYFEATLYSYLVTGADIPSASTGGTGTVTGAPAKLVGLPPLIADLLAEVYFDEISHVNDLRSALSSAAVTRPNLNLSAITATNYLSLARLIEDVGVTAYAGAVTLLPTAANIQAAAQILAVEAFHAGAFRLLAIQNAAAYSGTTPDNYDVKPADAGATLAAAGPTTANGGFFATAGASGATTAQTGTNPGFAYQRSTSQVLAIVYGSATAGTASGGFFPAGLNGNIKTV, from the coding sequence ATGGCTCATGAAGAACTCACCGCTACTCCCACCGCGGAACAGAAAGCAAACCACCACATCAACATCGCTCGCTCTCTAAACCGCCGCAACTTCATGGCCGGGATTGGCATCACGGGCGCAGCCATCGCTGGAGCTGGCCTTCTCACCGGCTGCGGCGACGACGCAGCAACGACCGTCGTCAAAGCAGCAGGCGTCTCCGAAACAGACGTTCTCAACTTCGCGCTTAACCTCGAGTACTTTGAAGCGACGTTGTATTCGTACCTCGTCACGGGCGCAGATATTCCTTCCGCATCGACCGGCGGCACAGGTACTGTCACGGGCGCGCCAGCAAAGCTTGTAGGTCTTCCCCCGCTCATCGCGGATCTGCTCGCCGAGGTCTACTTTGACGAGATCAGCCACGTCAATGACCTTCGTTCTGCTCTTAGCTCTGCAGCCGTGACCCGCCCTAATCTGAATCTCTCTGCCATCACGGCAACCAACTATCTCTCCCTCGCACGTCTGATCGAAGACGTCGGCGTTACGGCCTATGCGGGTGCCGTCACACTTCTTCCCACCGCTGCAAATATTCAGGCAGCCGCTCAGATCCTCGCCGTGGAAGCCTTCCACGCTGGCGCTTTCCGTCTCCTCGCCATCCAGAACGCCGCAGCCTACTCCGGCACAACCCCGGACAACTACGATGTGAAGCCTGCCGACGCGGGCGCAACGCTTGCAGCTGCTGGCCCAACCACTGCGAATGGCGGATTCTTTGCCACTGCGGGAGCTTCGGGCGCCACCACGGCGCAGACCGGCACCAATCCCGGCTTCGCCTATCAGCGCTCCACCTCGCAAGTCCTTGCAATCGTGTATGGCAGTGCCACAGCAGGAACAGCGTCTGGCGGATTCTTCCCCGCTGGTCTCAACGGCAACATCAAGACCGTATAA
- a CDS encoding aminotransferase class I/II-fold pyridoxal phosphate-dependent enzyme, whose product MDWRSKLLHPDAPPAGFKSLAPSTHRASTTVFPNFAATADATWQKPYTYGIYGTPTTLDLSQRIATMTGGSHTFIVPSGQAGIALINLALLRPGDHVLIPDTIYGTHRDLMRQLITQLHIEATFYNPLGTLSAHLRPNTRLVWFESPGSVTMEVQNIPALMEELRGKDILTVIDDTYSAGVLFRPFDHGIDISMQAISKYIGGHSDLVLGCVTTAPHTDHALYLKLGDTFRILGLTASPDDCTLALRGLQTLSVRLAAAAESALTLARALENHPAIAIVLHPSLPSNPGHSSFMRDFTGPAALFSIVFHEHTTREQTEAFVDALRFFMIGYSWGGTTSVVMAYPDDTRIVAQHGPRLVRFGIGLEYTADLLEDIHQALAVAKIS is encoded by the coding sequence ATGGACTGGCGCTCAAAACTTCTTCACCCCGACGCACCTCCCGCTGGATTCAAGTCCCTCGCTCCCAGCACCCACCGCGCCAGCACTACTGTTTTTCCCAACTTTGCCGCGACAGCTGACGCGACTTGGCAGAAGCCCTATACCTACGGCATCTACGGCACACCCACGACGCTGGATCTCTCCCAGCGCATCGCCACGATGACTGGCGGCAGCCACACCTTCATCGTGCCCAGCGGACAGGCTGGCATCGCCCTCATCAACCTGGCTCTTCTGCGTCCCGGCGATCACGTGCTCATCCCGGACACTATTTATGGGACACATCGCGATCTCATGCGGCAACTCATCACCCAGCTTCACATCGAAGCCACCTTCTACAACCCGCTCGGCACACTCTCCGCGCACCTTCGTCCGAATACACGCCTCGTCTGGTTCGAATCCCCCGGCTCCGTCACCATGGAGGTCCAGAACATCCCCGCACTGATGGAAGAACTTCGCGGCAAAGACATACTTACCGTCATCGACGACACGTACTCTGCCGGCGTGCTCTTTCGCCCATTCGATCACGGCATCGACATCAGCATGCAGGCCATCAGCAAATACATCGGAGGCCACTCCGATCTCGTCCTTGGCTGCGTCACCACGGCACCGCACACAGACCACGCGCTTTACTTAAAACTCGGCGACACCTTCCGCATCCTCGGCCTGACCGCCTCGCCCGATGACTGCACCCTCGCCCTGCGTGGCCTGCAGACGCTTAGCGTCCGCCTCGCCGCTGCCGCCGAATCAGCTCTCACCCTTGCAAGGGCGTTGGAGAACCACCCGGCCATCGCGATCGTGCTCCACCCCTCACTTCCCTCCAACCCAGGACATAGCAGCTTCATGCGCGACTTCACCGGCCCTGCGGCGCTCTTCTCCATCGTCTTCCACGAGCACACCACCCGCGAACAAACCGAAGCATTCGTCGACGCCCTGCGCTTCTTCATGATCGGGTACTCCTGGGGAGGCACCACTTCCGTCGTCATGGCCTATCCCGACGACACCCGCATCGTTGCCCAACACGGCCCGCGTCTGGTGCGCTTCGGCATCGGTTTGGAATACACGGCCGACCTTCTCGAAGACATCCACCAGGCCCTGGCCGTAGCTAAAATCTCCTGA
- a CDS encoding glycosyltransferase, which translates to MVIPAKNEENFLPKLLASLSMQDYLHSRPTKVYVADAGSTDRTVEEALSFHDRLDITIIPGGLPSVARNNGARASQSTFILFLDADIELKDPTLIRRAMRAMRGRQLHCATVNIACTSTGLRDRILYSASNLAQHLSTWLRPFGTGMFLLVDRARFEALGGFSELALFAEDYDFTRKISPLRFAIIRGEAHTSNRRFQKTGHLGMTWLFLKTMVNARNPGHFQKSHDYWTTRPEQPLTRRRYYSRG; encoded by the coding sequence ATCGTCATACCCGCGAAGAACGAAGAGAACTTCCTGCCGAAGCTCCTTGCCTCTTTGAGCATGCAGGATTACCTGCACTCGCGGCCTACGAAAGTCTACGTTGCTGATGCCGGATCGACTGACCGTACTGTCGAAGAAGCCCTGAGCTTCCATGATCGTCTGGACATCACCATCATCCCCGGCGGCCTGCCCTCCGTAGCCCGCAACAACGGCGCACGCGCCAGCCAATCCACCTTCATCCTCTTCCTCGATGCAGACATCGAACTCAAGGACCCGACCCTCATCCGCCGCGCCATGCGGGCCATGCGCGGACGCCAACTCCACTGCGCGACCGTCAACATCGCCTGCACTTCCACGGGACTTCGCGACCGCATCCTCTACAGTGCCTCCAATCTCGCGCAACACCTCTCTACCTGGCTTCGCCCCTTCGGCACAGGCATGTTCCTTCTCGTGGACCGTGCCCGCTTCGAAGCCCTGGGCGGCTTCTCTGAACTTGCTCTCTTTGCGGAAGACTACGACTTCACGCGCAAAATCTCGCCGCTGCGCTTCGCCATCATCCGTGGAGAAGCGCACACCTCAAACCGCCGCTTCCAGAAGACAGGCCATCTGGGTATGACGTGGCTCTTCCTCAAGACCATGGTCAACGCGCGCAACCCCGGCCACTTCCAGAAATCCCATGATTACTGGACCACACGCCCGGAACAACCTCTCACACGGCGCCGTTACTACTCCCGCGGCTAG
- a CDS encoding carbonic anhydrase → MKAVLDQLKDGIRKFQTEVYPERAEAYRVAATTQQKPHTLLITCADSRIDPEAITSSVPGEMFVTRNVGNMVPAYGEMLGGVSAVIEYAVEALGVQHAVVCGHSDCGAMKGLLGSASDLERMPTVKSWLRNAAAALMVTQGLAGENASPKTLLHSLTEQNVLLQLNHLRTHPSIAGGLAKGTLTVSGWVYDIEHGEVKIYDDVTNKFLPVSTRI, encoded by the coding sequence ATGAAAGCAGTGCTCGACCAGTTGAAGGACGGTATCCGAAAGTTTCAGACGGAGGTCTATCCGGAAAGAGCCGAGGCCTACCGTGTAGCGGCGACGACGCAACAGAAGCCGCATACCCTTCTGATCACTTGCGCGGATTCGCGCATCGATCCCGAGGCGATTACCAGCAGCGTGCCAGGTGAGATGTTTGTAACGCGCAATGTCGGCAACATGGTTCCCGCGTATGGAGAGATGCTGGGCGGTGTGAGCGCCGTCATCGAATATGCCGTAGAGGCCCTCGGTGTGCAGCATGCCGTGGTCTGCGGACACTCGGACTGCGGAGCGATGAAGGGTCTGCTCGGTTCGGCCAGTGACCTGGAAAGAATGCCTACGGTGAAGAGCTGGCTGCGTAACGCGGCTGCAGCCTTGATGGTGACGCAGGGTCTTGCTGGTGAGAATGCATCACCAAAGACACTTCTTCATTCTCTAACGGAGCAGAATGTGTTGCTGCAGTTGAATCACCTCCGGACGCATCCTTCGATTGCCGGTGGACTGGCAAAAGGGACGCTGACGGTCTCAGGCTGGGTCTATGACATCGAGCATGGCGAGGTGAAGATCTACGACGACGTTACGAATAAGTTTTTGCCAGTGAGTACAAGGATCTAA
- a CDS encoding SDR family oxidoreductase: MKLKGKRALITGGNSGIGLATAQLFIQEGAHVAITGRDQATLEEAESKLGARARAYRTDVSDSTARKEFFVQLQKDFGHLDIVFANAGIGGATLVGSSDEALFESVLRTNVTGAYFTVESAVPLLRDGASIIFNGSIAGSLGRPGYAAYAASKAGVRAMARCLAAELSSRNIRVNVVSPGVITTPIWDRSFTPEQIIQIEKRARELSPLGRVGHVDEVAKAVLFLASEDSSYVQAIEMFVDGGIMGTPYGGPGLR; encoded by the coding sequence ATGAAACTCAAAGGCAAAAGGGCACTGATTACCGGGGGAAATAGCGGGATTGGTCTGGCCACGGCACAGCTCTTCATCCAGGAGGGCGCCCATGTGGCGATTACTGGCCGGGATCAAGCGACGCTCGAGGAAGCGGAAAGCAAGCTTGGTGCAAGGGCAAGAGCTTATCGGACGGATGTGAGTGACTCTACCGCGCGCAAAGAATTCTTCGTACAGCTTCAGAAGGATTTCGGTCATCTGGACATCGTCTTCGCCAATGCAGGTATCGGTGGTGCGACGCTCGTAGGCAGTTCCGATGAAGCGCTCTTTGAAAGTGTGCTTCGTACCAACGTGACCGGTGCCTACTTCACTGTAGAAAGTGCGGTGCCCCTGCTCAGAGATGGGGCTTCTATCATCTTCAACGGTTCGATTGCAGGGAGCCTGGGCCGGCCGGGTTATGCAGCCTATGCTGCAAGTAAAGCTGGAGTCCGTGCAATGGCGCGTTGTCTTGCAGCGGAGCTTTCCTCGCGCAACATCCGCGTCAACGTTGTCTCTCCGGGCGTGATTACGACACCCATCTGGGACCGCTCGTTTACGCCGGAGCAGATCATTCAGATCGAGAAGCGCGCACGAGAACTTAGCCCGCTGGGGCGTGTGGGTCATGTCGATGAGGTTGCGAAGGCAGTCCTCTTTCTTGCCTCGGAGGATTCTTCTTACGTGCAGGCGATCGAGATGTTTGTAGATGGAGGCATCATGGGGACTCCGTATGGCGGCCCCGGTCTACGGTAG